The following proteins come from a genomic window of Pseudomonas cichorii:
- a CDS encoding oligogalacturonate-specific porin KdgM family protein yields MKKSIALLSLSALLPSAWSYADSGYINYRHQYAESTRMHSDRVKFGTRLDSGWGFEGELKYKTAGDRQDVAFDNTVGNGHELTISYQHKLNDRWTVTPSLALESIEKSTSYKTGIKVGYKVNDALSISGRYRYDSIKLDRDKINESMPDNAMDNQSINRYDIWINYSTKGPWTYEYQLTYFDADYIRYDNGTSDYEQNAAFKYRWSKQWVPFFEIGDIKVDSEDDKRQLRLRVGIQYNFM; encoded by the coding sequence ATGAAAAAATCAATCGCTCTGCTCTCCCTGTCCGCCCTGTTGCCATCTGCCTGGAGCTATGCCGACAGCGGCTATATCAACTATCGACATCAATACGCGGAAAGCACCCGCATGCACTCCGACCGGGTCAAGTTCGGCACACGCCTGGACAGTGGCTGGGGGTTTGAAGGTGAGCTGAAGTACAAGACTGCGGGTGACCGTCAGGATGTGGCCTTCGACAATACCGTCGGCAACGGCCATGAGCTGACGATCAGCTATCAGCACAAACTCAACGACAGATGGACTGTAACGCCTTCCCTGGCACTGGAAAGCATCGAGAAGTCCACGTCTTACAAGACGGGCATCAAGGTCGGTTACAAGGTGAACGATGCGCTGAGCATTTCAGGCCGTTACCGCTATGACTCGATCAAGCTCGACCGTGACAAGATCAACGAATCCATGCCCGACAACGCGATGGATAACCAGTCGATCAACCGCTATGACATCTGGATCAACTACTCGACCAAGGGGCCATGGACTTACGAGTACCAGCTCACCTATTTCGATGCGGACTATATCCGCTACGACAACGGCACCAGCGATTACGAACAGAATGCGGCATTCAAATATCGCTGGAGCAAACAATGGGTGCCGTTCTTCGAGATCGGCGATATCAAGGTCGATTCCGAGGATGACAAACGCCAGTTGAGATTACGGGTCGGGATTCAATACAACTTTATGTGA
- a CDS encoding FecCD family ABC transporter permease, translated as MKLATALGHILWVTAVLLLAIVAGAAIGETSISLPVVFQVLANKLWAAGYVLDPIDEGIVWNYRLTRSIVAAACGAGLAISGVVLQSLLRNPLADPYLLGISAGASTGAVLVAILGLGAGAISMSAGAFAGAVAAFSLVALLARSSHGPTAAGHIILAGIAGSQLFNALTSFLITKSASAEQARGIMFWLLGNLSGVRWHSVWLAVPVVVVGLLVCLWHRRALDAFTFGSDSAASLGIPVRRVQIVLIASAALVTAVMVSIVGSIGFVGLVIPHAVRMVAGVRHARLVPLSALCGALFLIAADILSRTLIKGQVLPIGVITALIGAPVFALILIRGKTTR; from the coding sequence ATGAAGCTGGCCACTGCGCTCGGCCACATACTATGGGTGACAGCAGTTCTGCTGCTGGCCATCGTGGCGGGCGCTGCCATCGGTGAAACCAGCATCAGCCTGCCGGTGGTCTTCCAGGTGCTGGCGAACAAACTGTGGGCGGCCGGGTACGTGCTCGACCCCATCGATGAGGGGATTGTCTGGAACTATCGCCTGACCCGCTCCATCGTGGCAGCGGCCTGTGGCGCGGGGCTGGCGATTTCCGGTGTGGTGCTGCAATCGTTGCTGCGTAATCCGCTGGCCGATCCATACCTGCTGGGCATCTCCGCCGGCGCCTCGACGGGCGCTGTGCTGGTGGCGATTCTGGGCCTGGGCGCCGGAGCCATTTCCATGTCGGCGGGAGCCTTCGCCGGAGCGGTGGCGGCCTTCTCGCTGGTCGCCCTGCTCGCACGCTCTTCCCACGGCCCGACAGCAGCCGGGCATATCATTCTGGCCGGGATCGCCGGGTCGCAGCTGTTCAATGCCCTGACCTCGTTTCTCATCACCAAATCCGCCAGCGCCGAGCAGGCACGGGGCATCATGTTCTGGCTGCTGGGCAATCTCAGTGGCGTGCGCTGGCATTCGGTATGGCTGGCAGTGCCAGTGGTCGTGGTGGGTTTGCTGGTCTGCCTGTGGCATCGGCGCGCCCTGGATGCCTTCACCTTCGGCAGTGATTCGGCGGCATCCCTCGGCATCCCGGTACGACGCGTGCAAATCGTGCTGATCGCTTCTGCAGCGCTGGTCACGGCAGTGATGGTATCCATTGTCGGCTCCATCGGCTTTGTCGGGCTGGTGATTCCCCATGCCGTGCGCATGGTCGCCGGAGTCCGCCATGCCCGGCTGGTGCCGCTCAGCGCCTTGTGCGGCGCGCTGTTCCTGATTGCCGCCGACATCCTGTCCCGCACCCTGATCAAGGGCCAGGTCTTGCCGATTGGCGTCATCACCGCACTGATCGGCGCACCGGTCTTTGCGCTGATTCTCATTCGAGGGAAAACCACACGATGA
- a CDS encoding mandelate racemase family protein, whose amino-acid sequence MKIISVSVDVFSYPSRRAVDSAGHAHPGEEKPVKMGMLRIACDDGSEGFSFGAPELIRPHIIESFVKKVLIGQNPMNREKIWQELAHWQRGSASQFTDRALALVEQALWDLAGRALKLPVYKLLGGYRDKVLAYGSTMCGDDLPGGLSTPDEYAQFAEKLVQRGYKGIKLHTWMPPISFAPNPQMDVQACAAVREAVGPDIALMLDGYHWYSRTDALYIGRELQKLDFAWFEEPMMEDSSESYAWLAANLDIPVLGPESIAGKYHSRASWVSNKACDILRAGVAGVGGIGPCLKVAHLAESFGMDCEVHGNGAANLSVVGAISNCRWYERGLLHPFLEYDEVPAYLNTLVDPMDSDGYVHLSQKPGLGEDINFSYIETHTLQRY is encoded by the coding sequence ATGAAAATCATCTCTGTCAGTGTCGATGTCTTTTCCTACCCTTCGCGGCGCGCTGTAGACAGCGCCGGCCACGCCCATCCCGGCGAAGAGAAACCGGTCAAAATGGGCATGCTGCGCATCGCCTGCGACGATGGCAGCGAAGGCTTTTCCTTTGGCGCGCCCGAGTTGATCCGCCCGCATATCATCGAGTCATTCGTGAAGAAGGTGCTGATCGGCCAAAACCCCATGAACCGGGAAAAAATCTGGCAGGAGCTGGCTCACTGGCAACGCGGCAGTGCCAGCCAGTTCACTGATCGTGCCCTGGCGCTGGTGGAACAAGCCCTGTGGGATCTGGCCGGACGCGCCCTGAAACTGCCCGTGTACAAATTGCTGGGCGGCTATCGCGACAAGGTGCTGGCCTACGGTTCGACCATGTGCGGCGATGACCTGCCGGGCGGCCTGTCCACGCCGGATGAATACGCCCAGTTCGCCGAGAAGCTGGTTCAGCGCGGCTATAAAGGCATCAAGCTGCACACCTGGATGCCGCCGATTTCCTTCGCCCCCAACCCGCAGATGGATGTCCAGGCCTGCGCCGCCGTGCGCGAAGCCGTAGGCCCGGATATCGCCCTGATGCTCGACGGCTATCACTGGTACAGCCGCACCGACGCCCTTTACATAGGCCGCGAACTACAGAAGCTCGACTTTGCCTGGTTTGAAGAACCGATGATGGAAGACTCCAGCGAATCCTATGCCTGGCTCGCTGCGAATCTGGACATTCCGGTACTCGGCCCTGAAAGCATTGCCGGCAAGTACCACAGCCGCGCCAGTTGGGTCAGCAACAAGGCCTGTGACATCCTGCGCGCCGGTGTGGCAGGTGTTGGCGGTATCGGGCCATGCCTGAAAGTCGCGCACCTGGCCGAGTCGTTCGGCATGGACTGCGAAGTCCACGGCAACGGCGCAGCCAACCTGAGTGTGGTCGGCGCAATCAGCAACTGTCGCTGGTACGAGCGCGGCCTGCTGCACCCTTTCCTTGAATACGATGAAGTACCGGCCTACCTCAATACCCTGGTCGACCCCATGGACAGCGACGGTTACGTGCATCTTTCCCAGAAGCCGGGACTGGGCGAAGACATCAACTTCAGTTATATCGAGACTCATACCCTGCAACGTTACTGA
- a CDS encoding FadR/GntR family transcriptional regulator — MSDNVLSSQKNHRRLAETLVDRFAQRMRDGVLQRGEKLPSEIHIMEAEGVSRTVVRDALSRMQAAGLVETRHGVGTFVLDMPPPEGFSVGPATIATLSDVLNLLEFRISLEVEAAGLAAQRRSPETLLELKRAFDALLEGPEKSGTTINADFQFHLKIAKASGNAYLIDIMKHLGTKLIPRTRMNSAYTGQSDRSAYLAGINAEHRQIYNAIAEGNVDAARSAMYLHLNGSRIRLRRTHSE, encoded by the coding sequence ATGTCGGACAACGTCCTTTCTTCGCAGAAAAACCATCGTCGTCTTGCCGAAACACTGGTCGACCGCTTTGCCCAGCGGATGCGCGATGGTGTGCTCCAGCGTGGCGAGAAGCTGCCTTCTGAAATCCATATCATGGAGGCCGAGGGCGTCAGCCGCACAGTGGTTCGCGATGCACTCTCGCGGATGCAGGCCGCCGGGCTTGTGGAGACGCGCCATGGGGTCGGCACCTTTGTGCTGGATATGCCGCCACCTGAAGGTTTTTCGGTTGGGCCGGCGACCATTGCGACCTTGTCCGATGTGCTGAATCTGCTGGAGTTTCGCATCAGCCTGGAGGTCGAAGCGGCGGGGCTGGCTGCGCAACGTCGCAGCCCTGAAACCTTGCTGGAACTCAAGCGGGCCTTTGATGCGCTGCTCGAAGGGCCGGAAAAATCCGGGACCACGATCAATGCCGACTTCCAGTTCCACCTCAAGATCGCCAAGGCTTCGGGCAATGCGTACCTGATCGACATCATGAAACACCTGGGCACCAAGCTGATTCCGCGTACCCGCATGAATTCCGCCTACACCGGGCAAAGTGATCGCAGTGCTTATCTGGCCGGGATCAATGCCGAACATCGACAGATCTACAACGCGATTGCCGAAGGTAATGTGGATGCGGCCCGTTCGGCCATGTACCTGCACCTCAACGGCAGCCGCATCCGGTTGCGGCGTACTCATAGCGAGTAG
- a CDS encoding FadR/GntR family transcriptional regulator, which translates to MEHPSSPTGRRSSLTQQLVAEFSRKIREGEIKSGEKLPTEQVIIRETGVSRTVVREAMSRLQAEGLVETRHGIGTFVVDASRPRDFQIPETLSGSPPDAAAIIELRLSLEPESAALAAQRRTPEQLEAIRKALDELHRCDRNETDTTQADFEFHRSIVQCTANSFFTDVMTQLGNSILPRARIGFGNVPTTRLMDDPHIQQREQEQIYSAIAHQDRDAARAAMRLHLINCLQRLRAKD; encoded by the coding sequence ATGGAACACCCGTCATCCCCTACAGGACGCCGCTCCAGCCTGACCCAGCAACTGGTCGCCGAGTTCTCGCGCAAGATCCGCGAGGGCGAGATCAAAAGTGGTGAAAAGCTGCCGACCGAGCAGGTCATCATCCGGGAAACGGGTGTCAGCCGTACGGTGGTTCGCGAGGCGATGTCGCGCCTGCAGGCCGAAGGGCTGGTGGAAACCCGCCATGGCATCGGGACCTTTGTGGTCGATGCTTCGCGTCCACGGGATTTCCAGATCCCGGAAACCCTGTCCGGCAGCCCTCCCGATGCAGCGGCCATCATCGAACTGCGCCTGAGCCTTGAACCGGAATCCGCCGCTCTCGCCGCACAACGGCGCACGCCGGAGCAACTGGAAGCCATACGCAAGGCGCTAGACGAGTTGCATCGCTGCGACCGGAACGAAACCGATACGACCCAGGCCGATTTCGAGTTTCACCGCAGTATCGTGCAATGCACCGCCAACAGCTTCTTTACCGATGTCATGACCCAACTGGGCAACAGCATTCTGCCCAGGGCACGGATCGGTTTCGGCAATGTGCCGACGACTCGGCTCATGGATGACCCGCACATCCAGCAGCGCGAACAGGAGCAGATCTACTCGGCTATCGCCCATCAGGATCGCGATGCGGCCAGGGCGGCGATGCGCCTGCACCTGATCAACTGCCTGCAACGCCTTCGCGCAAAGGATTAG
- a CDS encoding ABC transporter ATP-binding protein: protein MAMIRVDSLNLSFGTGPGLNQVLRDVNLHVAEGQSFGLVGESGSGKTTVLRCLAGQYQHWTGSLSVAGRAVSRHLDASHYRTVQMVFQDPYASLHPRHTIDAALKEPLSIHRIGERDKRVCEVLSRVGLNESFRFRYPHQLSGGQRQRVAIARALILEPRVLLLDEPTSALDVSVQAEILNLLADLRQQQGLTYLMVTHDLGVVAHLCDRVAVMQQGQVLETLDSSQLVNNQAQHEYSRLLIQASRDMDVRLTG from the coding sequence ATGGCAATGATCAGAGTCGATTCACTGAACCTGAGTTTTGGTACTGGTCCAGGACTGAATCAGGTGCTGCGTGACGTTAACCTGCATGTCGCAGAGGGCCAGTCGTTCGGGCTGGTTGGCGAGTCGGGTTCGGGCAAGACTACGGTCCTGCGCTGCCTGGCCGGGCAATACCAGCACTGGACCGGCAGCCTGAGCGTGGCCGGCCGGGCGGTAAGCCGTCATCTGGACGCCAGTCATTACCGGACCGTGCAGATGGTCTTTCAGGACCCCTATGCTTCGCTGCACCCGCGCCACACCATCGATGCAGCGCTCAAGGAGCCCCTGAGCATCCATCGCATCGGCGAGCGCGACAAAAGAGTCTGCGAAGTGCTGTCACGGGTTGGTCTCAATGAAAGCTTCCGCTTTCGCTATCCGCATCAACTGTCCGGTGGTCAGCGCCAGCGTGTCGCCATCGCCCGGGCATTGATCCTGGAACCCCGCGTCCTGCTGCTGGATGAACCCACCTCGGCGCTGGACGTTTCCGTTCAGGCCGAAATCCTCAATCTGCTGGCCGACCTGCGACAGCAACAAGGCCTCACCTACCTGATGGTGACGCACGACCTGGGCGTCGTGGCGCACCTGTGCGACCGGGTTGCCGTGATGCAGCAAGGCCAGGTGCTGGAAACCCTCGACAGCAGCCAGTTGGTCAACAATCAGGCGCAGCACGAGTACTCCCGATTATTGATCCAGGCCAGCCGCGACATGGACGTGCGCCTCACCGGCTGA
- a CDS encoding ABC transporter substrate-binding protein, whose protein sequence is MSLPRLAALIAGLSLSTLSLAAPTQYPLTVENCGMKLTFEHAPRKAVTIGQSGTEMLHELGLGDTLVGTSLWFNDVLPRFKAQNDKVERLADNDPSFEAVIGKRPELVAVQLEWMVGAQGVVGTRQQFHDLKIPTYIMPSDCEGKDNLVGADGTRLEPFRIDTIYKSIEQLAQIFDVQDRGQQLVAELRSRLAHAVANVKQNKERDVSAVFWFSSADIDIDPYVAGRKGIPDFMLNNLGMRNIVESDEEWPTVGWETIAKANPDILVIARMDRRRFPADDYRRKLEFLKSDPVTRNMDAVKHDRIVIIDADAMQASIRLFTGIEELAEAANRYNAAQ, encoded by the coding sequence ATGTCACTGCCCCGCCTTGCCGCCCTCATCGCCGGTCTGAGCCTGTCCACCCTGAGCCTTGCCGCTCCCACTCAATACCCGCTCACTGTCGAAAACTGTGGCATGAAGCTGACGTTCGAGCATGCGCCGCGCAAGGCAGTGACCATCGGCCAGTCCGGGACCGAAATGCTTCACGAACTGGGGCTGGGCGACACGCTGGTAGGCACTTCGCTGTGGTTCAACGATGTGCTGCCGCGCTTCAAGGCGCAGAACGACAAGGTCGAACGTCTGGCGGACAACGACCCGAGTTTCGAGGCCGTCATCGGCAAGCGCCCGGAACTGGTGGCCGTCCAGCTTGAATGGATGGTCGGAGCCCAGGGCGTGGTCGGTACCCGCCAGCAGTTTCATGACTTGAAGATCCCGACCTACATCATGCCGTCCGACTGCGAAGGCAAGGACAACCTGGTAGGCGCTGATGGCACACGCCTGGAGCCCTTCCGCATCGACACCATCTACAAGAGCATCGAACAGCTCGCCCAGATATTCGACGTACAGGATCGCGGCCAGCAACTGGTTGCAGAGCTGCGCAGTCGTCTGGCCCATGCAGTCGCCAACGTCAAACAGAACAAGGAGCGGGATGTGTCCGCAGTGTTCTGGTTCTCCAGCGCAGACATCGATATCGACCCTTATGTGGCAGGCCGCAAAGGCATTCCGGACTTCATGCTCAATAACCTGGGCATGCGCAATATCGTCGAGTCCGATGAAGAGTGGCCGACCGTGGGCTGGGAAACCATCGCCAAGGCCAATCCCGACATTCTGGTGATCGCACGTATGGATCGCCGTCGTTTTCCGGCCGACGACTACCGCAGGAAACTCGAATTCCTCAAGTCCGACCCGGTGACCCGCAATATGGACGCGGTCAAGCATGACCGTATCGTGATCATCGATGCCGATGCCATGCAGGCCAGCATCCGGCTGTTTACTGGCATCGAAGAACTGGCCGAAGCCGCCAATCGCTACAACGCCGCTCAATGA
- a CDS encoding ABC transporter permease, whose product MNTSIASSAKPMIQAPTSSFAAFTGSCSRLLRFLLRNPMTLAGLIVISTLMVVALFAPWIATHDPLAQDLSAALRTPGAQNWFGTDEYGRDVFSRLVYGSRITLYIVMLVTVIVGPIGLLIGTVSGYFGGWVDSLFMRITDIFISFPSLVLALAFIAALGPGLEHAVIAIALTAWPPIARLARAETLSLRNADFVVAVKLQGASALRIIGRHIIPMCLSSVIIRLTMNMASIILTAAALGFLGLGAQAPLPEWGAMISSGRRYMLESWWLVAAPGATIMLVSLAFNLLGDGLRDVLDPRSE is encoded by the coding sequence ATGAATACGTCCATTGCAAGCAGCGCCAAACCCATGATCCAGGCACCCACTTCAAGCTTCGCGGCCTTCACCGGCAGTTGCTCACGCCTGTTGCGCTTTCTGCTGCGCAACCCGATGACGCTGGCGGGCCTGATCGTGATCAGCACGTTGATGGTGGTCGCCCTCTTCGCGCCCTGGATTGCCACTCACGACCCACTCGCCCAGGACCTGTCAGCCGCCCTGCGCACGCCAGGCGCACAGAACTGGTTCGGTACCGATGAATATGGCCGGGACGTGTTCAGCCGCCTGGTGTATGGCTCACGCATCACCCTGTACATCGTGATGCTGGTGACCGTGATCGTCGGCCCGATCGGGCTGCTGATCGGCACCGTGTCAGGCTACTTTGGCGGCTGGGTCGACAGCCTGTTCATGCGTATCACCGACATCTTCATCTCGTTTCCCAGCCTGGTTCTGGCACTGGCGTTCATCGCCGCTCTCGGCCCTGGCCTGGAACATGCGGTGATTGCCATTGCCCTGACCGCATGGCCGCCCATTGCACGCCTGGCGCGGGCCGAAACCCTGTCGCTGCGCAACGCCGACTTCGTGGTGGCGGTCAAGCTGCAGGGCGCATCGGCGCTGCGCATCATTGGTCGCCACATCATCCCCATGTGCCTGTCCTCGGTGATCATCCGCCTGACCATGAACATGGCCAGCATCATCCTCACCGCCGCGGCACTGGGCTTCCTCGGTCTGGGCGCACAGGCGCCACTGCCGGAATGGGGCGCGATGATCTCCAGCGGCCGACGTTACATGCTGGAAAGCTGGTGGCTGGTGGCAGCACCCGGCGCAACGATCATGCTGGTCAGCCTGGCATTCAACCTGCTGGGTGATGGCCTGCGCGATGTTCTGGACCCACGCAGCGAATAA
- a CDS encoding ABC transporter permease, producing the protein MSSASFSLLSSRVANGTRRGGSVAATLFGLLLLTFFIGRVMPLDPVLAIVGPDADAAAYAQAYQELGLDKPLWTQFGLYLKDLLHGDLGKALLTGHPVIEDIARVFPATLELATLAILFGVLIGLPLGVYAATHQGRTGDHIARVITLFGYSTPIFWLGMMAFLVFYAWLGWAGGVGRIGLAYDGLIETRSGLLLIDTALSGDWEAFRSALRHILLPAVILSFNSVAYISRMTRSFMLEQLSQEYIITARVKGLSQRRIVWGHAFRNIRVQLLTIVALAYGGLLEGAVLIETVFAWPGFGQYLTSSLLLGDMNAVMACVLLIGLIFVILNQISDALYKVFDPRTR; encoded by the coding sequence ATGTCGAGTGCATCATTTTCACTTTTGAGCAGTCGGGTCGCCAACGGCACCCGGCGCGGCGGATCAGTGGCGGCGACCCTGTTCGGACTGCTTTTGCTCACTTTCTTCATCGGTCGGGTCATGCCGCTGGACCCGGTGCTGGCCATCGTCGGACCTGACGCCGATGCAGCCGCCTACGCTCAGGCCTATCAGGAACTGGGTCTGGACAAGCCGCTCTGGACCCAGTTCGGCCTGTACCTCAAGGACCTGCTGCATGGGGATCTGGGCAAGGCGTTGCTCACTGGCCATCCGGTCATCGAAGACATCGCCCGGGTATTCCCGGCCACCCTGGAACTGGCGACCCTGGCGATTCTGTTCGGCGTGCTGATCGGCCTGCCGCTGGGCGTGTATGCCGCGACTCATCAAGGCCGTACCGGCGACCACATTGCCCGTGTCATCACGCTGTTCGGTTACTCCACGCCGATCTTCTGGCTGGGCATGATGGCGTTCCTGGTGTTTTACGCCTGGCTGGGCTGGGCCGGCGGTGTCGGGCGTATCGGCCTGGCCTATGACGGCCTGATCGAAACCCGCTCCGGGCTGCTGCTGATCGATACGGCCCTGTCCGGCGACTGGGAGGCCTTTCGCAGCGCGCTGCGCCACATCCTGCTGCCAGCGGTGATCCTGAGTTTCAACTCGGTGGCTTACATCAGCCGCATGACCCGCAGCTTCATGCTCGAACAACTGTCGCAGGAGTACATCATCACGGCGCGGGTCAAGGGTCTGTCGCAACGGCGAATCGTCTGGGGCCATGCCTTCCGCAACATTCGCGTGCAGTTGCTGACCATCGTCGCCCTGGCCTACGGCGGCCTGCTTGAAGGGGCGGTGCTGATCGAAACGGTCTTTGCCTGGCCGGGCTTCGGCCAGTACCTGACCAGCAGCCTGTTGCTGGGCGACATGAATGCGGTGATGGCCTGCGTGCTGCTGATCGGTCTGATCTTTGTGATCCTGAACCAGATCAGCGATGCCCTCTATAAAGTCTTCGATCCGAGAACCCGCTGA
- a CDS encoding ABC transporter substrate-binding protein has protein sequence MKLWPKRLPWLLCLALTATFLHTPPATARGETPVDQLVIGMSMINLLSLDPAGATGLEVSEVNSNVYDMLLEQDAARPDQLIPSLAERWEISPDRMRLTFHLRPGVVFHSGNPLTAQDVAWSLQRVVTLNKALASTWKAYGYTAQNVTQLMRAEGPSTFVLDLPKATDPLLVLNTLATSPSAFVIDRVTALQNAQGDDQGAAWLTTHTAGSGAFKLDIWRANDVILMTRFDQYWRGPAKMRRVIMRNMTESQALRLMVERGDLDVARGMAATDIKALTRSEEVSVQTIPRGTLYYVALSMEQPLFQDIRVRQAIRSLIDYQGINNVVMPHYGLINQRPLQLGLAARLDDPGYTLNVTQAKRLLAEAGHPDGFKITIRSLTDSPFINIATSLQSTLAQAGIQATIITGTGNQIYGAMRDRRFDILVGRGGGGAERHPHSSLRALIYNPDNREQAKLSNFQGWRTSFYNAEINQLIEQAEQERDAARQLSLYQRIQTLYDQKAGPIMPVSQMTDEVVIHADVRQYLGHSAATTRLRDVYKQR, from the coding sequence ATGAAACTCTGGCCCAAGCGCCTGCCCTGGCTGCTATGCCTCGCCCTCACGGCGACATTTCTGCACACCCCGCCTGCCACCGCACGCGGAGAAACACCTGTCGATCAACTGGTGATCGGCATGAGCATGATCAACCTCCTGTCCCTGGACCCCGCAGGCGCAACCGGCCTTGAGGTGTCGGAGGTCAACTCCAATGTCTACGACATGCTGCTGGAACAGGACGCCGCACGCCCGGACCAGTTGATTCCGTCACTGGCCGAACGCTGGGAAATCAGCCCGGACCGCATGCGCCTCACCTTTCACCTGCGCCCTGGCGTGGTCTTTCACTCCGGCAACCCGCTGACCGCCCAGGATGTCGCCTGGTCTCTGCAGCGTGTGGTCACCCTCAATAAAGCCCTCGCCTCCACCTGGAAAGCCTATGGCTATACAGCGCAGAACGTCACTCAACTGATGCGCGCCGAAGGACCGTCAACTTTCGTTCTCGACTTGCCAAAAGCCACCGACCCGCTGCTGGTGCTCAATACCCTGGCGACCTCACCTAGCGCCTTTGTCATCGATCGCGTCACAGCCCTGCAAAATGCCCAGGGTGACGATCAGGGCGCAGCCTGGCTCACGACGCACACTGCAGGTTCCGGTGCCTTCAAGCTGGATATCTGGCGTGCCAACGACGTGATCCTCATGACCCGCTTCGACCAGTACTGGCGCGGGCCGGCCAAGATGCGCCGGGTGATCATGCGCAACATGACCGAGTCCCAGGCCTTGCGCCTGATGGTCGAACGCGGCGATCTGGATGTGGCACGCGGCATGGCCGCCACCGATATCAAGGCCCTGACCCGCTCTGAAGAAGTCAGCGTACAGACCATCCCTCGCGGCACGCTCTATTACGTGGCCCTGAGCATGGAGCAGCCGTTGTTTCAGGACATACGGGTTCGCCAGGCCATTCGTTCGCTGATCGACTATCAGGGCATCAATAACGTGGTGATGCCTCATTACGGCCTGATCAATCAGCGCCCTCTGCAACTGGGGCTGGCGGCGCGACTGGACGATCCGGGCTACACGCTCAACGTCACACAAGCCAAACGCTTGCTGGCCGAGGCCGGACATCCCGATGGCTTCAAGATCACCATTCGCTCACTCACCGATTCCCCGTTCATCAACATCGCCACCAGCCTGCAATCCACCCTTGCCCAGGCAGGCATCCAGGCCACGATCATCACCGGCACCGGCAACCAGATCTATGGCGCCATGCGGGATCGACGCTTCGACATTCTGGTCGGGCGCGGTGGCGGTGGCGCCGAACGCCATCCCCATTCCAGCCTGCGGGCGCTGATCTACAACCCGGACAACCGCGAGCAGGCCAAACTGAGCAATTTTCAAGGCTGGCGCACCTCGTTCTACAACGCCGAGATCAACCAGTTGATCGAGCAGGCCGAGCAGGAACGCGATGCCGCCAGACAGCTCAGCCTGTACCAGCGCATCCAGACCCTCTACGACCAGAAGGCAGGCCCCATCATGCCGGTCTCGCAAATGACCGATGAAGTGGTGATCCACGCCGATGTCCGCCAATACCTGGGCCACAGCGCTGCCACCACGCGCCTGCGGGACGTCTACAAGCAACGCTGA
- a CDS encoding ABC transporter ATP-binding protein, whose protein sequence is MSQIKLAVEDLRVEFTNAGKTTAAVRDVSFNLGREKLAIVGESGSGKSTVGRSLLRLHPSSARITAKTLRFGDIDLLSCSEKQIQGIRGRRMSMIMQDPKYSLNPVIKVGEQIAEAYLAHHKVSAQEARERTLDMLAKVHIRDPARVYDLYPHEVSGGMGQRIMIAMMVITDPQVIIADEPTSALDVSVRRQVLNVLEELVSERDLGLIFISHDLNLVRHFCDRVLVMYAGRVVESLDASELDHARHPYTQGLLAALPSLDRPRASLPVLQRDPLWLTH, encoded by the coding sequence ATGTCACAGATAAAGCTTGCGGTAGAAGACTTGCGCGTCGAATTCACCAATGCTGGCAAGACAACGGCGGCGGTACGCGATGTTTCGTTCAATCTGGGTCGGGAAAAACTGGCCATCGTCGGCGAGTCCGGCTCCGGAAAATCCACGGTGGGGCGCAGCCTGTTGCGTCTGCACCCGTCGAGCGCCCGCATCACCGCCAAGACCCTGCGCTTCGGTGATATCGACCTGCTCAGTTGCAGCGAGAAACAGATCCAGGGCATTCGTGGCCGGCGCATGTCGATGATCATGCAAGACCCTAAATACTCGCTGAACCCGGTGATCAAGGTCGGCGAACAGATTGCCGAGGCCTATCTGGCCCATCACAAGGTTTCAGCACAGGAGGCCCGCGAGCGCACGCTGGACATGCTGGCCAAGGTGCATATCCGCGACCCGGCACGGGTTTACGATCTCTACCCCCACGAGGTTTCCGGCGGCATGGGGCAGCGGATCATGATTGCCATGATGGTGATCACCGATCCGCAGGTAATCATCGCCGACGAACCCACCTCGGCACTGGATGTCTCGGTCCGCCGCCAGGTGCTCAACGTGCTGGAAGAACTGGTCAGCGAACGTGACCTGGGGCTGATTTTCATCAGCCATGACCTGAATCTGGTGCGGCACTTCTGCGACCGGGTGCTGGTGATGTACGCCGGACGGGTGGTGGAATCCCTGGACGCCAGCGAACTGGACCACGCCCGCCACCCGTACACCCAGGGCCTGCTCGCCGCCCTGCCCAGCCTGGATCGTCCGCGCGCCAGCCTGCCGGTCCTGCAACGCGATCCCCTTTGGCTCACCCACTGA